Within Lolium rigidum isolate FL_2022 chromosome 5, APGP_CSIRO_Lrig_0.1, whole genome shotgun sequence, the genomic segment ccgccatggtcgcctccggagtgatgtgtgagtagtctacccctggactatgggtccatagcagtagctagatggttgtcttctccccattgtgcttaattgtcgggtcttgtgagctgccgaacatgatcaagatcatctatctgtaattctatatgttgtgtttcttgggatccgatgaatagagaatacttgttatgttgattatcaaagttatgtctatgtgttgtttatgatcttgcatgctctccgttactggtAGATgcgctggccaagtagatgcttgtaactccaagagggagtatttatgctcgatagtgggttcatgtctccgtgaatctgggggagtgacagaaacctctaagattatggatgtgctgttgccactagggataaaacattggtgctatgttcaaggatgtagttactgattacattacgcgcaatacttaatgcaattgtctcgttgttagcaacttaatactggaggggttcggatgataacctcgaaggtggactttttaggcatagatgcatgctggatagcggtctatgtactttgtcgtaatgcccaattaaatctcactatactcatcataatatgtatgtgcatggtcatgccctctttatttgtcaattgcccaactgtaatttgttcacccaacatgttgtttatcttatgggagagacacctctagtgaactgtggaccccgatccaattctctatactcgaaatacaatctcatcgcaatatctgttctactcgttttctgcaaacaatcatcatccacactatacatctaatcctttgttacagcaagccggtgagattgacaacctcgctctttcgttggggcaaagtacttggtttgtgttgtgcaggttccacgttggcgccggaatccctggtgttgcgccgcactacatctcgccgccatcaaccttcaacgtgcttcttggctcctactggttcgataaaccttggtttcatactgagggaaaacttgccgctgtacgcatcacaccttcctcttggggttcccaacggacgcgtgctgtatgcGTATCATTCTCTCATAGTATGTTGCAGCGAAACTTTCTTTCGATGGCATGTGTGGCGGCGGCCCCAGCAAGGGACGCCACGGCCCTAACTCCACTGCATGTCCAGTTTCCTTGGTCATCATCGACGtctgcaagatagtttacatgtgtctttgcagaaatgaagcatcaaactaggggaaagtggaacttgtcatcatttgcgaaaagAAAGGTTGAAACTTACATGAACATATGTCATGTACTCCTGGAACTCCCTCTGGTGCCGGTTAAAGGACTCCTAATATTCTTCATGAGCGGCAAGAAAGGCCACCTCgaagtcaggctacaatttcacaaattcatatGTCGTTAGCACTTAGCCATGAATGAACGAAAGTCGAAAAGATGAGGGAAATGGGGGAAACTTACGTCGTATGTGGGTTGCCGAGGCTGGCGACGAGGCGGGAGGGGGCGCTGTCTTTGGTGAGGCCCGActtgagacgcgtgaaggtcgtggtgacagtatgcttgacggccttgttAAGGATCTtgagacggccatgcggcaaccctcgggacgacaggaccaacgactcctcgtcgacctccgcgctcatggggtcatccacctccgggtgatgATGATTCACAATCGCGTAGTAGTTCTGGgcgtcctcggcgtaggtgccgaaTTACTCGGGGAGCGAAGGCTGAGGCTTCGAGAGATTGGGCCTCTTCGTCCGCATCTTTTTGTATATCTGGACGTCACTAATCTCCTCCCCGGGTTCTGCCGCGGCCCTCTGCATCGCCAAAGGAAATGTTATGAGTATCAACTATGAATCTGacggaaaataaaatgtatacgTACAATCTTCCCCGCGTAGCGCTCGCAGCTGAGGTTTCCCCCATAGTGTGTGCCACCATCGCCTCGGTTCTCCGTgttccgcctcgccacggctgcaaaCTCATCATCCTCCCTGAGCCACCAcgtcctaaccatctcctcccatgcGTCGGCATGCTGCTCACcccaatcggggataacctgaaaatgcaatactcaactcaatataatgcaattgcaacttagtagcaatgtagaatctcattgacattttacccagtcctccaccgtcatctcgtaATGGGCCTTAGGATTCTTACCGACAATTTCGTCTTGTGGACCCTCTCGCCTCTATGTGCCTAGAAGTGATTAGCGGCCGTGatcttttggttgtaccacacctgcggtgtcaacctctcacaatTCTTCTGCAAAGTCATCTTCGCCCCACCGGTGAGTTCCGACCTATACGTCCAGGACATGCCTAAGTGTCATcaacgcatgtgcgtgtagccggaaaggccccgggggtacaaaattggacaAACAACACCCCATCGtgctagtgtacacaccatgtgcacACACAGATTTttctgggtcattcccacccccgATGCTCAATtttcagggaaaccctaatccgttgaccgcgcagtctacATCATTCGCTACTCCCCAGCGGGTGCCGTGGTGGCACTATGCCTTCCTTTGAGCTTTGTTAGGTCATggggacatgtggtggcaagtatGGATCCATGCTATCTAAAGTTTCCCTTCGGTTCACCCCACCGGTGAGTTCCGCCCTATACGTCCAGGACAtgcctaagtgccgtcagcgcatgtgtgtGTAGCCGGAAGGCCCCGGGGGTAAAACATTggacaaacaacaccccaccgtgctagtgtacacaccatgtgctcACACAGATTTttctgggtcattcccacccccgAGGCTCGATTTCCGGGGAAACCATAATccgttgaccgtgcggtctacaacattggctACTCCCAGCGGCGGTGCCGCGGTGGTACTGTGCCTTCCGTTGAGCTTTGTTAGGTCATgggtacatgtggtggcaagtatGGATCCATGCTATCTCAAGTTTCCCTCTGGTTCACCCCACCGGTGAGTTCCGCCCTATACGTCTAGGATAtgcctaagtgccgtcagcgcatgtgcgtgtagccagaAGGACCCGGGGGTACAACATTGGACAAACAACACCCCATCatgttggtggtggtgttgtgttgGAGAAGAacacatgggtatatatagggaggcgAGGGGCTGAAATAGCGGGAAAAGTTGGCGGGAGCGTCGGCGGGaggaaacggcgggaaaacttggcgggagagaatgggcgggaaaaagaaaaaaacagacgGAGGCTATGTCAACGGTGCCCCTCGGCATAGGCTAGGCAGCTGACATCATTTTGGCGGGAGGGTTGGCAGGATTGGGCGGGAGAATTGGGCGTCAGCTATGCCGACGGTGGCCCTCGGCATATGCTTGACGCCATCAAGGTTCCGTCAGGGCACGGCCGCGGGGCGACGGGCCGGGGGGCACCCTCAACCTATGCCGAGGGCAGCTGGTAcgtcgagggccaccctcggcatagcgtGTCATGTGCCGAGGGGGTCTGTACGCCGAGGGGCGCGTCGAGCGGCTGGGCTGGCCAGgcagtacgccgacggccccggcatttggccgtcggcgtacgccacgaccgtcggcgtacgtcgccattcctgtagtgttttAAAAGTTCACAGGAAATACAAAGTATCTCGAACGTAATAAATTACGTCGAGGTCGTTGGATAACCTAACGATCATTACCGGTGGTAGAGCGTGCCATCGAGGTAGATGCCAATGTCACTGGTCGCCTGCCGGAGCTGGCCTGATCAGATTGTTGCTGACAGCCGGGGGGTATTCGTGCGTGTGCGCCTTAGGACAAGCACCCCACAGTCAAATTGAATGCTTGAATTGATCCAAATCTTTTTCGCTAACTACGCAAAACATGTAGAATGAATGACCACTACCACTCCATGGGAGCAGCGACCAGACGATTCCTTGTCCTCCTCACCGCAATTAGTAAAATCTCCACCGACGATATGGATGAGGAGGCGGATATACCTTATTGTTTTTTCACAAATTACCATCATAGCCACCATAGCACGTTCTGGCTTGACCAATCTCTAACTTTAGGAACCTTATTACAGCCCCAAGCACGCACGGTCTAAGGTTCCCACCTCATCGTCCTACCGCCGGAGCGGCAATCAGAGGAGGAGGGGACCCGACCATTCTCGATTGGAGATTGCGGAGATGGAGCATATGGCGGAGGCGGCTAAGGTGGAAGCCTAGGTCGTCGGCCTTCTTCTCTCTCTGGAGGAAAAGCGTGTGAGTGCGATTTCGTAAACGATACACTGATTCAGCAACAATGGGTCCAGCTTTGACATGTACCATAAATTACGCGTGAAAGTTCTTATAGATGTATGCTATAGAACCCTTTTCTTCCGATCCAATAAGCTAGCTAGCTGGCTTGTCGGTTTTTGAACAAAAGCAAGCACAGGCATATCCGGCCATAGGAGCATCCATGCGTGTGATGCACTGGTTAGCACAGGATCAGTCGATCGAGTGAGCTCTGGTGTGTGAGTCGATGAAAATGAACCTGACCGGGAAGTCGTCGGAGTACGGGATGTCCATGGACGCGTGCCTCCTCACCTGCCTGCTGGTGTGCAGGCCAGTAGGCAACTGCTCTGATTTGCTGATCCAGTGGCCGAGTGCTCCTGCTTTTGGGTAAAACAAAACGAATGGAGGGATAAGGGGCCTTTCTTTATTCGGCCGGTGCAAACACCACTACTTTTGATGAATGCCGGTAAAAGAATTCACAGGCATTGCTTTTCTTGTGTGTCTCTAGCTCAAATTTCCAttcattccggagaagaagacatTGTCAATTAGATGAGGCTACTTGATTAGCTATGTGCATCCTTTGAATGCAGCGGCTGGAGctatgctccttgatcgaaaaaaACTTGATTAGCAAATGTAGAATTATCATGATGTTAGTTTGATGTTAGATAAGTTTCTAGTTTGGTACTGCCCTTTATGCATGGTTTCTAGAGTCGTGGGGAAAGTACGGAGATTATGTACGTGTCTCTGGTGCATATGAGATAGCTAGGAAATAACGTACAGTATGTGTGAAATATAACTAAATATGGCACGTCTACCCTTAGTTAAACTAGAGAAGTGTGGAAAAAATGAGATGGATGGAAAGCATAGGCATGATCTTGTTGACATTGTTTTTTTATGTGgagtgtctatgtgggttagtgcTAAAGTGAATAAAGAACTAACGAATAAGAGATTCTGCATATTAGAGAGTACATTTCCTTTCCGTTCTGAACCATGTGGATGCATTGGCGAACCTAGGACCTCGAAGAATTTGTCGATTCCTAGGCTAGCTGAAAATGCAAGTAAAGATATTCGGATACACTATTCATTGCCCAAAAGAGTTTGAGGTGCTCCATCACAAGTGCCCGATAAAATTGCAGAATATCACCATAATTGTGGTCAGGGTTGAAAAACCACAAGTTTATGTtgggttttcaaaaaaaaaatcaccggTCCAGCCAAAAAAAACCACAAGTTTATCTtgggttttcaaaaaaaaaaatcaccggTCCAGCCAAAAAACCACAAGTTTATGTTGTAGTAGCACTAAGCCACCTAACACACTCAACTAACCACGATACTGACTAGTGGGGCCTAATGTCAGACCAATGTGGCAAGGAGAGTCAGTCAAAGGCAAACAACCGTTAACTGCATAGTAGGTAGCCAGCACATGACCGTTCGGGCACGGTATTTCTCTCTCCGCACCTTACTCTGATAGTCGACGTCGTCGGTGTTGCCTCGTTCTGCCGATGCCACCGCGGCCGCTACTTCATTGATATGCCGAGATGGAATGGAAGCGAAACACCAAAGGATCCAAGGCTAGGCGATGTGAGAGTTCCCTTCCGATCTGATTTGCTAGGGTTTTATTTGGGATTTTTTATTTTACTTAGATTGTGCTATGATTTGTCGCTGATTTTAACGTGGTAGTACTCTAAATTGGGCCACACACTGGATTCAGTCCTTGACACAACATTCTTCGGGATTCATTTTGATACCACCATGGTTTGTCGCGTCCGCAAAGTCAAGACCGAGAAATATCCGTTGCGCTCCAAGGAACGAACACATGTAAGTGTTTCTATGCTTGTTCAGTCCACATTGTAAGCTCTCTCTTTGTCTCTATACTTCATGCACATATGTAATAGGTTATAGCCAGGCAAGCTAATTAGCTACGAACATAGCAATATGTATCTTGTAATTATTTAACGACTAATTGTTTAGCTACTAACATAGTAACATGTTGCTTGTAATTATTTAGCTACTCATTGTTTAATTTTTAATATGGCACCACAATATTCAGTTAACTAGATATATTTCAGTAAATTGTGTAGTGTGTTGTCTAATCATGTTAGTTACCTAGACATAGCACCACATTTAATCATGCCATTTAGTGTAGTGTGTTGTATTTAATCAGTGTTACAAGAAATATCTAGTTAGgtattgttttgtatttcagatgattattgtttgttgtatttgaaCTCATTTTACAACATTATTTCAAGTTTTCACCATTTGTTTTTGAGGATGTGATAAATTGTGAATTTGTTTCCAAGGTTAATCACGAGTGGATTCAAGCACCACAAAATGTACTTACTAGGTTGTGGGGCATGTATGAGGACAATAACAATACTAGATttcaagaaaacaataaaattgCATAGTTGGTGCACAATTTAGCAGAAGAGAACAAAAGGTTGGAGAAAATACACAGCTTTGTTTGGTAATGTCAAGACATAGATGAATGCCACCGAGAAGAAGGTGCGAGCGCAAAATTCTGCAAAATATTAAGGAGAACAGTGAAGAGCAATGTTTTCTCTTTGTGAGTTTGTTAAGGTGCAACAAAAGAATAAGGGCCACCACATATGGAGAATTTTAAGCTGAAGCATCATTAGTATGTGTTGAATCGGGGTGCAAAATAGTGATAATAGAATTGCGAAGATAACACATAAGCAATGGGCTAAGGAAATGGAAGATATGAAGGATGTGCATAATAAGTTGAAATACAATTTTTATGATCTTACCAAAGCTAGTGTTATGAACATGGACAAGATGAAGGGGATGAAACACATTTTTGAAGAATGTAATGTAATATGCCAATAAATTAATGTAGTattcaacaagttaattattGTTGAACAATGTAGTACTATGTAATATGCCTGTAAGATTGTGTTGAAACTCTTAAATTCTCTCATTTGTGGTCAATCTATAGCTAGCTAAACAATGTAATATTCTAGCATTTGTGTTGAACTCTATGCACGACAATAATTTTATTTGTGTTTTCATTGGTTTTGGCTGTCACTGGATTGTGTAAACTGAATCTGACATCACTGATTTATTGTTAATGAATTGTGTACATTAAATGTGTTGTCAATGCACACAGGAACTATATATCTTCAATGTTTTTGAAACACACAAAATACCACAGTTGTGGTTTTTTGTGACAAAGCACCACCATTCTATCATGGCCTCAAATGCAATTGCAAGAAGGCACATACATGTTCACAAACACATATAATTACACAGATACTCATCATCACATCATTGTGTAGGTAAATTGTTAACAAACACGTATAAGTTCACATATCAAATTGCACTGACCCTCACATCAGCTTTCACAAAATAATTCCACAAGTAGCATTATTTTTTCCAGTGTGCATTCAATAGGTCTAGCTTACACCACACGTACTGGGATCTACTAGGATGGATGGACCAGGCTGAGACTCATTGTGCACCAGGGCAGCCGCGCCTGTGAACCGTGGGCCTCCCAGTTCAAAGAAGATTGCttatcccgcaaaaaaaaaaaaaaaaaaaaaaaactcaaataaGAGTGTTTAACTATAGTGCAATGAAATGGTCCCTGCTGGTCGCGGCCCATGCTTGAATGTACAAGAATTGTTCTACAAAAACAAAGTACTTCCTCTCTCTATAAAAGTATTTCTTAACTTTATCAAAATCTGGATGTATGATTATACTAAATCAGGTTTAGAtaatccaaattttgataaatttgAGGCATCCATTTATGGATGGAGTAAGTAGAAAActgttttatcaaaaaaaaaaaaagacttttGCTATAAAAATGTTAGGAGGGACGGATCAAATAACTGATGAAAACACCTTTAATTTCCTCCTCCGCTAATCGAACCGCACTTGCTAGCTTGTTGCCTCGGTTGATTTTACACATGCATGCATCCGTTCCCGTTGTTCTCGGCCTTCTTATTGGCATTGACGCAGCCGCTGCTATGTTCTCCTTTGCCGCCGGCGCCGGTGGAAACGTTGACAACGTCGAGGTTGTAGAGTATCGGGATCATGACAAGGGACGAGAGGAAGGCCAGCAGCGGGCCGAAGATCCAGAGCAGCAGCGGCACCCCGGCATAGAAGAGTCTGTTGCCGACGAAGTTGAGCGTGAACCCTCGCTCGAGGATCTCGGCGACCAAGTCGCCCGTGACGAGGTTGCCCCCGCCGCCGGAGAGCGAGGAAGTGTTGATGAGGAAGCTTGCTTGGTTGAGGAAGCAGATGGTGAGGGAGTGGCAGAGGAAGGCGAAGAGGAAGAGCAGCAGCATCGCCACGTACTTGAGCGCCATCATGTACTCTCCGTGTGCGCCGAAGACGGCGTCGCTCAAAGGTTTCTTGATGGCGTAGGTGCTGCTGAGCACGGCGGCGATGCCCGTGCAGAAGAGCACCGCCGTGGTGGCCATGAGCGTGGACCCCATGATCACGTTCCGGAAGGACTGCACCACCAGCACGCCCTTCTTATCGTCGTTGTCCTGCACTTGGATGCAAGTTTCAGACTTTCAGTGCGGTGCCGATCAGTCGGTGTGGTGGTGGAGGCAAGAAGAGATGGTGCGCGCGTACCTTCATCATGCCGGAGATCCAGACGCGGCGGCTGGTGGAATAGATGCCAAAGGCGGTGGAGAGGGGGTGGCGGCGGACGGCGCGGTAGAGCCAGGCGTGGTAGAGCATGGGGAGGAGCAGGCTGAGCGGGATGAGGATGAGGTCCAGGAAGCTCTGCCTCCACACCATGGTCGCGCGAGCTGTGGGGACGGACGAACAAGCAAGCGATCTGCTATTGTAGTACCAACCAGTACACACACACTTGTCGATCGATGGACGGCTAGCTCACTCCACGTTGCCGATCGAGCCTGAACTAATTTGGGGGACCGGACAGAGACGTTGCTGGTCGCTAGCCTGCTCCGGTGATCGATGAACCGTGTGGAGCTCGCTATCTACCAGACCTTGGATGGGCGCGTCGTTATATAGGGGAAGGGATGGTTCAGTGAGTGGCATCATACACAAAGGCCACCACCATCGTTCTTTCAGCTGAAAGCGGGAGGCTAAAGGCAGACACGCACACGACTGGCCGATCGACCTCCTTCGTTAGTCACGGCCCAGAGCCGGGAACGCAGTCCTCAAAGCAACCAACTGATCGGCGACGTCGCTTTTGGCGGTTTGTTGGAACCGTTTGTTGTTGATTCCAGGGATCATCGTGACAACAGGTCGATGGAGATGGTGTGCAGTGTAGTTCAGTGCATGCATCGGGGGGAGTTTTTATTTTTTGAAGAAACATCGGGGGGAGAGTGAGAGTGAGACCATGGCGATAGGTAGATGGGGATGGTGTACACGTATGTGGAGCGACGCAGATGGCGCCGGACGGATTGTTAGACCGGCGCAGGGGCGGCCGGGTTCGGTTTCGTGGCCGTTGTCGTCGTCTCGGCTTGCGTCTGCAGGTTGAGTGGATGACGTGCAGGCCGTTGCTTAGCCGGCGCTGGCTAGAGCGCAGCAGCAGCGCCCAACAACCTCACAGGCTCCCTCGTAGCTTCTGGGTGCACGGCTCCGGCGACACACCGTAACCGACTCGCCGCGCACACTTTCTTGTCGGTTGGCCGGGTCACAGGATGCGCGTGACGGTAGTAACTAGGGATCCCACCTAAGTCCCACTTATAATACATTTATTTTTTATGTGTAAATTTTGACACAAAATTTTAAACTAAAGAGAGAAAAAAACCCTAAAAATAAGTTTCCACCGAGATCCCACCTTCACACCCTAGTAGTAACACGTTTCGCTTCTacgtctactccctccgtccataaataagtggatatctagccctaaactttgtccacaaaagagtgtactcatatattcccaatgcactttaattgcttctctctcatcgcacggaaatcaaacccaataatattgagcatatgttctccttgttttttacaagcacttagctcattggaggtgaacTAATTAAAGAGGGGAgatgcatcttcccaatgcattTTTTACTTCACTTCATAATGTATCTTGAAAACCTCGCACGTATACTTATTTGTTGACGGAGAGAGTAGCTCTTACCGTCTCACGCAAGGCCACGTACCTCAGACCTAGGCACCTAGCAGGGCTAGCACATGTGCCTAGCTAGTACTTACTACCCATGAAATATAATAACACCGTAAAATCTTTCCAAAAGTATATTATTCAAAAGTAACTACCACATCCTATTTTGTAATCGCAACAGCTTCTTATttacttatgtgttatttatttgCAGGAAAAGTTCGGTTACACCATGTTTGGACCACTTATGGTATGTAAGTGGACAAATGTGTCTTTTGCATTATTAGGTTTAATTTGTGCAGGGGCAAAAAGGACATCTATACCCCCAAGATCTTGTATGTCATTTTCAATTTCTATAAAGGTGCTTCTGTGAGGGCTTATTCTACTTAATATATGGCCTTTGGCCtttttgcaaaacaaaaaaaaacttattcTTATGTAGTCTCTTGCCTGATCGGGTTTCTGATAGTGTGGCGATATTTGTTCTCCTTCTTTTTCTCAAACCACCTGTTTTTGCTACGTAAAGTAATAGCTAGGTATCTCAAGTAAGAAAAAATGTTATCTAATCCCTCTAATCCATAACAAGTGTCCACTTATTATTGGATCGTACGAGTACTTACTGTGATCTGAATTAATTTCCGTAGGTTCACTAAAGACCGAATTTAGGCAACCACTTACGTAATCCTACGATAATTTATTTGgagcggagggagtactatttccgCTAGCAGCATTGGCCTATAGATTTGCAACTACCACTGCTGATATGTACACAAATTAGTTGAAGAGGCTTGCTCTAGTACAACCTCTCCTCCCCAAACTCAGTTTGGGCTCTCAGTTAATTAGTGAATTAACTGCAAGCACTCCTAAGTTCATATCATAACTCAGTATACCTACGTATGAGCATACCGTATACAACATAGAGAGCTGCCACAATTTCATGTATTGCCGTCACGATCGTGGTTCGTCACTGCCACGATGTCATCTCTCCTGTCGCCGGCAACCGTATTTGTCGGCCAGTTGATCTGGCGTTAAGCCtaactgctcctcctccttcctcgtcaCCTGGTCCGACGAAGGAGATCGCCTGAACGCCGGTCAAACTGTTCAGAGGATAGTCCGGCATAGGTCAATACAGTCCAGCGCGTGAAAAAATGCTCAAATATTCGCCGGGTAGTCCGACCAAGAGGACACCAAACATCCAGTGAATGTCCAACTAGATTGTCAAAAGAGGAGCCACATATAGTGTCTGGCTAGTCTTCAGCCAGTTAATCCGGCTAgtaccttgttcaaaaaaaaaaagttaatccGGCTAGTCTCTGGACACACCGTGCCACTGTCCACTACGGGAAAACAATTCATTGCCGT encodes:
- the LOC124657976 gene encoding uncharacterized protein LOC124657976, translated to MVWRQSFLDLILIPLSLLLPMLYHAWLYRAVRRHPLSTAFGIYSTSRRVWISGMMKDNDDKKGVLVVQSFRNVIMGSTLMATTAVLFCTGIAAVLSSTYAIKKPLSDAVFGAHGEYMMALKYVAMLLLFLFAFLCHSLTICFLNQASFLINTSSLSGGGGNLVTGDLVAEILERGFTLNFVGNRLFYAGVPLLLWIFGPLLAFLSSLVMIPILYNLDVVNVSTGAGGKGEHSSGCVNANKKAENNGNGCMHV